From one uncultured Methanoregula sp. genomic stretch:
- a CDS encoding transketolase C-terminal domain-containing protein, whose product MKKIATGNKAVAEAVKQAGPAVVAAYPITPQTEIVEQIAEFVSSGELKSRYIAVESEHSAMAACIGASITGVRTFTATSSHGLLYMHEMTNWAAGARLPIVMANVNRSLGPGWNIWAEHTDALQERDTGWLQVYVSSVQEAYDTTIMAFRIAENNEVLLPVMINLDGFTLSHIMQPLETVEPGDFIPPLHLAHAIDVTKPAGYGGLTGPDQQFRFRWDIERSMRDSVKVIEATEKEFGSRFGRKYGFTEDYCCEDADVIVVAMGTLGKEAEVAVDLLRKEGIKAGSMRLRWFRPFPKLNLKGKEVVVIDRDYSFGRGGILATEIMAQIKGEIFSVIAGIGGQEVTYDDIADFVRNRRMGEEFWFGVSNRV is encoded by the coding sequence ATGAAGAAGATCGCAACGGGCAACAAGGCAGTTGCTGAAGCGGTAAAACAGGCAGGGCCGGCGGTAGTTGCCGCATACCCGATTACACCCCAGACCGAGATCGTGGAGCAGATTGCCGAATTCGTTTCAAGCGGCGAACTGAAAAGCAGGTACATCGCGGTCGAGAGCGAGCACTCGGCAATGGCTGCCTGTATCGGGGCCAGCATTACCGGTGTCCGCACGTTCACCGCAACGAGCTCCCACGGGCTTCTCTACATGCACGAGATGACCAACTGGGCGGCGGGGGCACGGCTTCCCATCGTCATGGCAAATGTCAACCGGTCCCTGGGACCCGGCTGGAATATCTGGGCTGAACATACCGATGCCCTGCAGGAGCGCGATACCGGCTGGCTCCAGGTCTATGTCAGCTCCGTGCAGGAAGCCTACGATACTACCATTATGGCATTCCGGATCGCCGAGAACAATGAAGTGCTCCTGCCGGTGATGATAAATCTCGACGGGTTCACCCTCTCCCACATTATGCAACCGCTTGAGACCGTAGAACCGGGCGATTTCATCCCACCCTTACACCTTGCCCACGCAATTGATGTCACAAAACCGGCAGGATACGGGGGTCTCACTGGACCGGACCAGCAGTTCCGGTTCCGGTGGGACATCGAACGCTCGATGCGGGACTCCGTGAAGGTTATCGAAGCAACCGAAAAAGAATTCGGCAGCCGGTTTGGCAGGAAGTACGGGTTCACCGAGGATTACTGCTGCGAAGATGCCGACGTTATCGTTGTCGCGATGGGCACGCTGGGGAAGGAAGCCGAGGTTGCGGTTGATCTTCTCCGTAAAGAGGGCATCAAAGCCGGCTCCATGCGCCTGCGCTGGTTCCGGCCGTTCCCGAAACTCAATCTTAAGGGAAAAGAGGTTGTCGTGATCGACCGGGATTACTCGTTTGGCCGCGGGGGAATTCTCGCAACGGAGATCATGGCGCAGATAAAAGGTGAGATCTTCAGCGTTATCGCCGGTATTGGCGGGCAGGAAGTCACGTACGACGACATCGCGGACTTTGTCCGGAACCGTCGTATGGGTGAAGAGTTCTGGTTCGGGGTGAGTAACCGTGTTTGA